A region of uncultured Draconibacterium sp. DNA encodes the following proteins:
- a CDS encoding methyltransferase domain-containing protein produces MKCIYSLFLRWKHVFVSRLYQKRINDGTVSEQEEIYDDSFYRKFSTQQKIENSHIIFPIIEEYIPIKRVIDVGCGVGAWSKYFCDKNVYVKGYDFDWVPEQYMAVPKDGYFVSCDLNERLVASEKFDLVINLEVAEHLKPERAETLIEDLAKLGDVVLFSAAIPYQGGDGHLNEQFPEYWGKLFAQNNMSPIDIIRPKIWRNENIAQTWVKQNLILFVRNELVDKFPKEFHADPNCLTRLFFLRFLKIRKRIKSWRLIL; encoded by the coding sequence ATGAAATGTATTTATAGCCTTTTTTTGAGATGGAAGCACGTTTTCGTTTCGCGTTTATACCAAAAAAGAATAAATGATGGTACGGTATCAGAACAGGAAGAAATATATGATGATAGTTTCTACCGAAAATTTTCAACTCAACAGAAAATAGAAAATTCACATATCATCTTTCCTATTATTGAAGAATACATACCTATTAAAAGAGTTATTGATGTTGGATGTGGCGTAGGAGCGTGGTCTAAATATTTCTGCGATAAAAATGTTTATGTTAAAGGCTATGATTTTGATTGGGTGCCGGAACAGTACATGGCGGTTCCAAAGGACGGATATTTTGTTTCATGCGATTTGAATGAAAGGTTGGTTGCGTCAGAAAAGTTTGATTTGGTCATTAATCTTGAGGTTGCTGAGCATTTGAAACCCGAAAGAGCAGAAACTTTAATTGAAGACCTGGCTAAGTTGGGTGATGTTGTTCTTTTCTCTGCCGCAATACCATATCAAGGAGGAGATGGGCATCTAAATGAACAGTTCCCAGAATATTGGGGGAAGTTATTTGCACAAAATAATATGTCACCGATCGACATTATTCGCCCCAAAATCTGGAGAAACGAAAATATTGCGCAAACATGGGTAAAGCAAAACCTAATTTTATTTGTCAGGAATGAACTTGTAGATAAATTCCCGAAAGAATTTCATGCAGATCCTAATTGTTTAACAAGGTTGTTTTTTTTGAGATTCTTGAAGATCAGAAAGCGAATTAAAAGCTGGAGGCTAATTTTATGA
- a CDS encoding glycosyltransferase: MTEAKQKIVFIYSPWSTFIKTDYDILASKYEVVKYQFKPQKGLIKVGLQFLKQLLFLAFNIWRFDILYIWFGDYHSFLPVLFSKVFKKKSFVVIGGYDVANLPEINYGSLSRPLRKKLTLFSFRHASLCLPVVEGLEEKLKQVCPKAKSKTIHTGYQFQLNEKLDFDATREKIVLTVSITENYQRYMVKGLDRFKELAKKLPEYKFIVVGVKEVAKSLFEPIPKNLILYPPVEQNKLISFYKQASYYAQFSRSEGLPNALCEAMLYGCIPLGMEVGGITTAIDRFGLSMDNWTPDQASQFINQDRFLDRKKISEHITAKFDLSARIKKLLQTVSA, from the coding sequence ATGACAGAAGCAAAACAAAAAATAGTGTTTATTTACTCGCCTTGGTCCACCTTCATAAAAACAGATTATGATATACTCGCCTCCAAATACGAGGTTGTAAAATACCAGTTTAAACCACAGAAAGGGTTAATAAAAGTTGGCCTTCAATTTCTTAAACAACTCCTCTTTCTGGCATTCAATATTTGGCGTTTCGACATTCTTTATATATGGTTCGGAGATTATCATTCTTTCTTGCCTGTTTTATTTTCTAAGGTTTTTAAGAAAAAGTCCTTTGTAGTAATTGGAGGGTATGACGTGGCCAATTTACCTGAAATTAACTACGGTTCACTTAGCCGCCCTTTGCGTAAAAAACTAACACTATTTTCTTTTCGTCATGCAAGTTTATGCCTTCCCGTTGTTGAAGGACTGGAAGAAAAACTAAAACAAGTTTGCCCAAAAGCGAAAAGCAAAACAATCCATACCGGTTACCAATTTCAGTTAAATGAAAAATTAGACTTTGATGCAACTCGTGAAAAAATTGTTCTTACAGTTAGTATAACGGAAAATTATCAACGATATATGGTAAAAGGGCTTGACCGTTTTAAAGAACTGGCCAAGAAATTACCCGAATACAAATTTATTGTTGTAGGTGTGAAGGAAGTTGCAAAAAGTTTATTCGAACCGATACCGAAAAACCTTATTCTTTATCCTCCTGTAGAACAAAACAAACTTATAAGCTTTTACAAGCAAGCATCGTATTATGCCCAGTTTTCAAGAAGCGAAGGTTTACCCAATGCGCTTTGCGAAGCTATGTTGTATGGGTGTATTCCTTTGGGAATGGAAGTTGGAGGTATAACAACAGCCATTGATCGATTTGGATTGAGTATGGACAACTGGACCCCAGACCAAGCTAGTCAGTTCATCAACCAAGATAGGTTTTTGGATAGGAAAAAGATTTCTGAACACATTACGGCAAAGTTTGATCTTTCTGCTCGTATAAAAAAATTATTACAAACCGTTTCTGCCTAA
- a CDS encoding ATP-grasp fold amidoligase family protein: protein MMRNIFIGTYIEKLWIYKFVFAGYSKLKFLYRDYLISDRKAITIRFRRAFGYTLDIENPQTLNEKIQWLKLYDRTNLHTRCADKYKVREYVKSKIGESYLVPLVFETKNVRDLIPDNFPDYPVIIKTNHDSSGGVIVRNKAETDWKRLQKHFNKLLKSNYYYKSNEWQYKNIERRLVVEKLLVRKDGGVPYDYKVHCFNNKAITIQVDIDRSGEHKRNWYSSSWKREPFWWSSLKSGGRRTDPAKWDVDKPECLPELIRLSEILSQEFIYVRADWYIVDNWIYFGELSFHHDGGLHPIWPKEWDYKLGQLLKLPIDESRD from the coding sequence ATGATGAGGAATATCTTTATAGGAACTTACATCGAGAAACTTTGGATTTATAAATTTGTGTTTGCGGGATACAGTAAGTTGAAGTTTTTATACCGTGATTACCTGATTTCAGATAGAAAAGCTATTACAATTAGATTCCGAAGGGCGTTTGGTTACACTTTAGACATAGAGAATCCACAAACACTAAATGAGAAAATCCAGTGGTTAAAGCTGTATGACAGGACAAATCTTCATACTCGCTGCGCCGATAAATATAAGGTGCGTGAGTATGTTAAAAGTAAAATTGGTGAATCGTATCTGGTTCCTTTAGTATTTGAGACCAAAAATGTAAGAGATTTGATACCGGATAACTTCCCTGATTATCCCGTTATTATAAAAACAAACCATGATAGTTCGGGAGGAGTTATTGTTCGTAATAAAGCTGAGACAGATTGGAAAAGACTTCAAAAACACTTCAATAAATTACTGAAAAGCAATTATTACTACAAAAGTAATGAGTGGCAGTACAAAAACATTGAACGACGATTGGTCGTAGAGAAACTATTGGTGCGTAAAGATGGAGGAGTGCCATATGATTATAAAGTGCACTGTTTTAACAATAAGGCTATAACCATACAGGTTGACATTGATAGAAGTGGAGAGCACAAGCGTAACTGGTATTCTTCCAGTTGGAAACGAGAACCTTTTTGGTGGTCATCACTTAAGTCAGGTGGAAGAAGAACAGACCCTGCGAAGTGGGACGTTGATAAGCCTGAATGTTTGCCGGAGTTAATTCGTCTCTCTGAAATACTGTCTCAGGAATTTATTTATGTTAGGGCGGATTGGTACATTGTCGATAATTGGATTTATTTTGGAGAACTTTCTTTTCATCACGATGGGGGACTTCATCCTATTTGGCCTAAAGAATGGGACTACAAATTAGGTCAGTTATTAAAATTACCGATAGATGAATCAAGGGATTAA
- a CDS encoding glycosyltransferase gives MKKVLIITYYWPPSAGGGVMRWLKMSKYLPEHGWQPIIYTPENPDSSVDDESLLPEIHQDSIIIKHPIWEPYNVYRRFSGKKKGTKFKAGYVSEASTGNWKSKLSVFIRGNFLIPDPRKYWIKPSIKYLSKYINKNDIDAIISTGPPHSMHLIALGLKKRFPHIKWIADFRDPWTNIDFYHKLRLTNWADKKHKRLEKEVLSKANHVVTVTPRWQEELANISHRRIDLVYNGFDHVDFENLSPDIDAKFSISHFGSFNKDRNPEALWIALNEMLIEIPELKDYLSIQLIGQTDDSIIHAIKKAGLDKFLTNIDFLPHNKGVALLKKSQVLLLPINNAPNALGIIPGKMYEYIALNRPILAIGPTESDSAQIISETNSGICKNFEDVEGIKNTLQLYFNHFKKGTLKTNSKSYEKYSRKNQTANFVMLLNK, from the coding sequence ATGAAGAAAGTCCTGATCATAACTTATTATTGGCCGCCAAGTGCCGGAGGCGGAGTAATGAGGTGGCTTAAAATGTCAAAGTATTTACCCGAACACGGCTGGCAGCCCATTATTTATACGCCTGAAAATCCTGACTCCTCTGTAGATGACGAAAGTTTACTACCCGAAATTCATCAAGACAGCATAATAATCAAACATCCAATATGGGAACCATACAATGTGTACCGACGTTTTTCCGGAAAAAAGAAAGGGACAAAATTTAAAGCCGGTTATGTTTCTGAAGCTTCTACAGGTAACTGGAAAAGTAAACTATCTGTTTTTATTAGAGGAAACTTTTTAATTCCCGATCCAAGAAAATATTGGATTAAACCATCGATTAAATATTTATCAAAATATATAAATAAGAACGATATTGATGCCATCATTTCAACAGGACCGCCACATAGTATGCATTTAATAGCCTTAGGTTTAAAAAAAAGATTTCCGCACATTAAGTGGATCGCCGATTTTAGGGATCCCTGGACCAATATAGATTTTTATCACAAGTTAAGGTTAACTAATTGGGCAGATAAAAAACATAAAAGACTGGAGAAAGAGGTTTTATCGAAAGCAAATCATGTGGTTACCGTTACTCCCCGTTGGCAAGAAGAATTAGCCAATATCAGTCATCGAAGAATTGACCTCGTGTACAATGGATTTGATCATGTTGATTTCGAGAACTTAAGCCCTGATATTGATGCAAAATTTTCTATATCTCATTTTGGTTCCTTCAATAAAGACAGAAACCCGGAAGCTCTTTGGATTGCATTAAATGAAATGCTGATTGAAATCCCTGAACTTAAAGATTACCTTTCCATACAGTTAATTGGACAAACCGATGATTCTATCATTCATGCAATCAAAAAAGCAGGCTTAGATAAGTTTCTAACCAATATCGACTTTCTTCCTCATAATAAAGGAGTGGCCTTATTAAAAAAATCTCAGGTGTTGTTATTACCCATCAATAATGCCCCAAATGCTTTGGGAATTATACCTGGCAAGATGTATGAATACATAGCTCTTAACAGGCCAATACTAGCAATTGGTCCGACAGAATCTGACTCTGCACAAATCATTTCCGAAACAAATTCCGGTATTTGTAAAAATTTCGAAGATGTGGAAGGCATAAAAAATACCTTGCAATTGTATTTTAATCATTTTAAAAAAGGAACGTTAAAAACAAATTCAAAATCCTACGAAAAATACTCCAGGAAAAACCAAACCGCTAATTTCGTTATGTTACTTAACAAGTAA
- a CDS encoding oligosaccharide flippase family protein has protein sequence MGIIIKQSIKGAIWSYLGVGVGFVTTAYLYPNYLTPEIVGLFALLTAWSGLFAQFSALGFHGITARLFPRFRNKENGHNGFLFIAFLFMLTGFVLFLVAFLFLRPWLVESNLEKSTMFADYIDLLVPLTFLALLFSVLDGFNKMLYDAVLGAFLTEFVQRVSILLILFLYIIGWLTPHGLILSYAGAIGLKGAFFFFFLLFRKELNFRPQLRFVDKNLTREMLSVAVYSILTGIGGSIVFQIDKIVINQVMGLNATGVYTIAFFFGTLVIIPSRTLLKISSTVIAEAWKRDDINAINENYHKSCLNQFIIAAFLFGGIWINIDNILIILGPQYYSGKWVIFFIGLGFLIDMATGTNGIVIILSKYYKVSLLFLLVMLTTVFLSMYLLIPMWGITGAAIAIAIAFLVNNFMRWLFLKVKFKMQPFSFVFIKVLLVFFVAYLISMLIPSLSLIMDIFVRSSVFTIIFGLLSYFLNVSKEINNILHVILNRINFKN, from the coding sequence ATGGGAATTATAATAAAACAATCGATTAAAGGGGCAATCTGGTCGTATTTAGGCGTAGGAGTTGGGTTTGTCACCACTGCTTATTTGTATCCGAATTATCTGACACCGGAAATTGTGGGTTTGTTTGCATTGTTAACGGCTTGGTCTGGCTTGTTTGCACAGTTTTCAGCTTTGGGATTTCATGGCATAACCGCCCGTTTATTTCCGCGTTTCCGCAATAAAGAGAATGGACATAACGGTTTTCTGTTTATTGCTTTTCTGTTTATGCTCACCGGCTTTGTTTTATTCCTAGTTGCTTTTTTATTTTTACGGCCCTGGCTTGTTGAAAGCAATCTGGAAAAATCGACAATGTTTGCCGACTATATTGATTTGCTCGTGCCTTTAACCTTCTTAGCACTGCTTTTTTCAGTTCTCGATGGTTTTAATAAAATGTTGTATGATGCCGTTTTAGGGGCATTTTTGACAGAGTTTGTGCAGCGAGTCTCCATTTTACTGATACTCTTTTTATACATCATCGGGTGGTTGACCCCACATGGATTGATCTTGTCTTATGCGGGAGCTATAGGCTTGAAAGGAGCTTTTTTCTTTTTCTTCCTTTTGTTTAGGAAAGAACTCAACTTTCGGCCACAACTCAGATTTGTGGATAAAAACCTGACACGTGAGATGCTAAGTGTAGCTGTTTACAGTATCTTAACCGGCATTGGAGGCAGCATTGTTTTTCAAATTGATAAAATTGTTATCAACCAGGTAATGGGATTGAATGCTACCGGAGTATATACGATTGCTTTCTTTTTTGGTACTTTGGTTATAATTCCTTCTCGTACGTTATTGAAGATTTCATCAACGGTCATAGCGGAAGCATGGAAAAGAGATGATATTAACGCGATTAATGAGAATTACCATAAAAGTTGCTTAAATCAATTCATCATTGCTGCTTTTTTATTTGGTGGAATATGGATTAACATCGATAATATCTTGATAATCCTTGGGCCGCAATATTATTCTGGGAAGTGGGTTATATTCTTTATAGGCTTAGGTTTTCTAATTGATATGGCTACAGGGACTAATGGTATAGTTATTATCTTATCGAAATATTATAAGGTATCTCTTTTATTTTTGTTGGTAATGCTAACTACAGTGTTTTTATCGATGTATTTATTGATTCCGATGTGGGGAATTACTGGAGCGGCCATTGCAATTGCAATCGCTTTTCTTGTAAATAATTTCATGCGTTGGCTATTCCTAAAGGTGAAATTTAAAATGCAACCATTTTCTTTCGTCTTTATTAAAGTTCTGTTAGTATTTTTTGTTGCATACTTAATTTCAATGCTAATACCATCTCTTTCTCTTATAATGGATATATTTGTTCGAAGTTCTGTTTTCACAATTATATTCGGACTCCTCAGCTACTTTTTAAATGTTTCTAAAGAAATTAACAATATACTGCATGTTATATTGAACAGGATTAACTTTAAAAACTAA
- a CDS encoding glycosyltransferase encodes MNQGIKQKILFVIPSLAGGGAERVITHLSNHISRDKYIPELLLIYDTEHILLNNLKKDIKITNLCIPTSKKYFFLQTLVAIMRQKPDIVFMGMSGINVLIAPFIPFLKRIKWIARETNTVSIHVQNKRMLFLYRNFYKNYNRIIAQCDDMKLDLVANFNIPDDKIRVINNPIDTEFINHQLSSKKSVLFPSGRINLLACGRLVPQKGFDLLLRAFAKINERKRFFVTIIGDTQNNGYKSELEGLIQSLGLNDLVNLAGYQSNVYHWYQQADIFVLSSRYEGFPNAVLEALCCGTPVLANRCKGGVDEIIKDGENGYLFDFSQENFEEKLKKVLLSDFDREQIRQDAKHRFDVSVIMAKYEEVIEAV; translated from the coding sequence ATGAATCAAGGGATTAAGCAAAAAATATTGTTTGTAATTCCTTCGCTCGCAGGTGGGGGGGCGGAGCGTGTGATTACTCATTTATCCAATCATATTAGTAGGGATAAATATATTCCAGAATTACTGCTTATTTACGATACAGAGCACATATTGCTCAACAACCTTAAGAAAGACATTAAGATTACCAACCTTTGTATACCTACAAGCAAAAAATACTTCTTTCTGCAAACCCTAGTTGCGATAATGCGCCAAAAGCCTGACATTGTTTTTATGGGAATGAGTGGAATAAATGTTCTTATTGCCCCGTTTATCCCATTTCTTAAACGGATAAAGTGGATTGCTAGAGAAACAAACACGGTAAGTATACATGTGCAAAACAAGCGCATGCTATTTTTGTATCGGAACTTTTATAAAAACTATAATCGTATCATTGCTCAGTGTGATGATATGAAGTTAGATTTAGTCGCTAATTTTAATATCCCTGATGATAAAATCAGGGTAATTAATAATCCAATTGATACGGAATTTATAAACCATCAGTTAAGCAGTAAGAAATCGGTGCTGTTTCCTTCAGGACGAATTAATCTGCTGGCCTGTGGCCGCCTGGTGCCACAAAAAGGATTTGACTTATTATTAAGGGCTTTCGCTAAAATAAACGAGCGGAAGAGATTTTTCGTGACAATAATAGGAGATACTCAGAATAATGGCTATAAAAGTGAATTGGAAGGTTTGATACAATCTCTTGGACTGAATGATTTGGTCAATTTGGCTGGTTACCAATCGAACGTATATCATTGGTATCAGCAAGCAGATATATTTGTGCTTAGCAGTAGGTACGAGGGCTTCCCCAATGCAGTTCTGGAAGCACTTTGCTGTGGCACTCCTGTTTTGGCGAATCGGTGTAAAGGAGGAGTTGATGAGATAATAAAAGATGGGGAAAATGGATACCTGTTTGATTTTTCTCAGGAAAACTTCGAAGAAAAGCTAAAAAAAGTACTATTGTCTGATTTCGATCGAGAGCAAATTCGTCAGGATGCTAAGCATCGCTTTGATGTATCAGTCATTATGGCAAAGTACGAAGAAGTAATAGAGGCGGTATAA
- a CDS encoding glycosyltransferase has product MHKQKQEKKKIAIVGSAYPLRGGGIATFNERMAKAFMDNGDDVKIYTFSLQYPSILFPGKTQYSEEEPPEGLDIEVMVNSINPLNWIKVGRYLRKQAPDLVILRYWIPFMGPCLGTISKIVRKNKKTKVIAITDNVIPHEKKPGDTLLSKYFVKNVDAFITMSKSVLNDLNQFDTEKPRKYTPHPLYDNFGEIIHKETAKEQLGLDAKTNYILFFGFIRDYKGLDILLEAFADKKLRELPVKLLIAGEFYSKPDKYLEIIKKHQLEEYIEMRTDFIPNTDVHKYFCASDVVVQPYKTATQSGITQVAYHFNKPMITTNVGGLAELIPNEKVGYVVNTDKQEIADAIYKFYELNKEEEFSRNAADEKKKYSWEVFVENLLHIYQSL; this is encoded by the coding sequence ATGCACAAGCAAAAACAAGAGAAAAAAAAGATTGCAATTGTTGGTTCGGCTTACCCGTTAAGAGGCGGTGGAATTGCTACTTTCAACGAACGAATGGCAAAGGCTTTTATGGATAATGGCGACGATGTAAAAATATACACTTTCAGCCTCCAGTACCCATCTATCCTGTTCCCCGGGAAAACACAATATTCAGAAGAAGAACCTCCTGAGGGACTTGATATTGAAGTGATGGTTAATTCCATCAATCCTCTCAACTGGATAAAAGTTGGAAGATACCTTAGAAAACAGGCTCCTGATTTGGTAATTCTGCGCTACTGGATACCGTTTATGGGGCCTTGTTTGGGTACTATTTCCAAAATTGTCAGGAAAAACAAAAAAACCAAAGTAATCGCCATAACCGACAATGTAATCCCGCACGAGAAAAAACCGGGCGACACTTTATTATCAAAGTATTTCGTAAAAAATGTTGACGCATTTATCACGATGTCGAAAAGCGTGTTGAACGACTTAAACCAATTCGACACCGAGAAACCACGCAAATATACACCTCATCCGCTATACGATAATTTTGGTGAGATAATTCACAAAGAAACTGCAAAAGAACAACTTGGGCTGGATGCAAAAACTAACTACATCCTGTTTTTTGGTTTTATCCGCGACTACAAAGGCCTGGATATTCTTCTGGAAGCTTTCGCCGACAAGAAACTTCGCGAACTTCCGGTAAAATTATTGATAGCCGGAGAGTTTTATTCCAAACCGGACAAATACCTGGAGATCATAAAAAAGCATCAACTGGAAGAGTACATTGAAATGCGAACTGACTTTATTCCAAACACCGACGTTCACAAGTATTTTTGTGCTTCAGATGTGGTGGTACAGCCCTACAAAACAGCCACACAAAGTGGCATTACACAGGTAGCTTACCACTTTAACAAGCCCATGATAACTACAAATGTTGGAGGATTGGCAGAACTGATACCCAACGAAAAAGTGGGCTATGTGGTAAATACCGACAAACAGGAAATAGCTGATGCCATATATAAATTCTATGAACTAAATAAAGAAGAAGAATTTAGCCGCAATGCCGCCGACGAGAAGAAAAAGTATTCGTGGGAGGTGTTTGTGGAGAATTTATTACATATCTACCAATCACTTTAG
- the wecB gene encoding UDP-N-acetylglucosamine 2-epimerase (non-hydrolyzing): protein MKKKILSVFGTRPEAIKMAPLVKELEKNKDIFDSKVCVTAQHREMLDQVLEIFDIHPDYDLDIMKPNQDLFEITSRVLLKMRDVLEDFQPDMVLVHGDTTTSTTAALAAFYKQIPVGHVEAGLRTGNIYSPWPEEMNRKITGALTSWHFAPTQLAQENLQRENIKQANIFITGNTVIDALYLAAGKIKTSAELGQKIINELSDLFQTDLESVANSRFLLVTGHRRENFGDGFIQICESLQEIAREFPDVNIVYPVHLNPNVKGPVYELLKGFNNIHLIQPLSYLPFIYLLEKCYFVLTDSGGIQEEAPSFGKPVLVMRDTTERPEAVNAGTVKLVGTDKQKIVNETRRLITEQDYYNSMAEAHNPYGDGKACERIVKQLIEI, encoded by the coding sequence ATGAAGAAGAAAATATTATCCGTTTTTGGAACCCGGCCCGAAGCCATTAAAATGGCTCCGTTGGTAAAAGAGCTGGAAAAAAATAAAGATATATTCGACTCGAAAGTATGTGTAACCGCCCAACACCGCGAAATGCTTGACCAGGTGCTGGAAATTTTTGACATTCACCCGGATTACGATCTCGATATCATGAAACCCAACCAAGATTTATTTGAAATAACCAGCAGGGTTTTGCTGAAAATGCGAGATGTACTTGAAGACTTTCAACCCGATATGGTACTGGTACACGGCGATACAACGACTTCTACCACTGCTGCTCTGGCAGCCTTTTACAAACAAATTCCGGTTGGACATGTTGAAGCGGGACTTCGCACAGGAAATATATACTCACCCTGGCCCGAAGAAATGAACCGTAAAATCACAGGAGCGCTCACTTCCTGGCATTTTGCCCCTACACAACTTGCCCAAGAAAATTTACAACGCGAGAACATAAAGCAAGCCAACATATTTATTACCGGCAATACAGTTATTGATGCCCTGTATCTGGCTGCCGGCAAAATAAAAACATCGGCCGAACTTGGACAAAAAATTATTAATGAGCTAAGCGATCTGTTCCAAACCGACTTAGAATCGGTAGCAAACTCCAGGTTTTTACTGGTAACCGGTCACCGCCGCGAGAACTTTGGCGATGGTTTTATCCAGATTTGTGAATCCTTACAGGAAATTGCCCGCGAATTCCCGGATGTAAACATAGTATACCCGGTACATTTAAATCCGAATGTAAAAGGCCCTGTTTACGAATTGTTAAAAGGATTCAATAACATTCATTTGATACAACCACTCTCCTATCTCCCCTTTATCTATTTGCTGGAGAAATGTTACTTTGTTTTAACCGACAGCGGCGGTATACAGGAAGAAGCACCAAGTTTTGGGAAACCGGTACTGGTGATGCGCGATACCACTGAACGCCCCGAGGCAGTAAATGCCGGAACCGTAAAACTGGTTGGAACCGATAAACAAAAAATTGTAAACGAAACCCGTCGTTTAATTACGGAACAGGACTACTACAACTCAATGGCCGAAGCCCATAACCCATACGGTGATGGGAAAGCTTGTGAAAGAATTGTAAAACAACTCATCGAAATTTAA
- the wecC gene encoding UDP-N-acetyl-D-mannosamine dehydrogenase, with product MRYCFENAVMLGLGYIGLPTAALMAKNGINVLGVDVNPEVVETVNKGEIHIVEPELGGLVKYVIENHSLKASTAATQADVFLIAVPTPFKGDHQPDLRFVESATRMIIPFLREDNLFIIESTSPIYTTEKMANLIHKERPELKDKINIAYCPERVLPGNVIYELENNDRVIGGINTESTKAASAFYRKFVKSELHETNARTAEMCKLVENSSRDVSIAFANELSLICDKADISVWELIQLANKHPRVNILQPGTGVGGHCIAVDPWFIASDFPEEARIIRTAREINNYKTLWVIEKIKNNILQFQNENKRQPVVALMGLAFKPNIDDLRESPARTVADSLVKFEEASYLLVEPNINKYNGTGLTNYIDAYEEADIIVYLVAHKEFLELEPKTGELDFCGIRK from the coding sequence ATGAGATATTGTTTCGAAAATGCAGTAATGCTTGGCCTGGGTTATATCGGGCTTCCAACCGCCGCTTTAATGGCAAAAAATGGGATAAATGTGTTAGGCGTTGATGTTAACCCCGAGGTAGTTGAAACGGTAAACAAAGGAGAAATACATATCGTTGAACCCGAATTAGGAGGTTTGGTAAAATACGTAATCGAAAATCATAGCCTGAAGGCTTCAACAGCTGCGACCCAGGCCGATGTTTTTTTAATTGCTGTTCCAACTCCATTTAAAGGCGATCATCAACCTGACCTTCGTTTTGTGGAATCGGCAACGCGTATGATCATTCCTTTCCTGCGCGAAGACAACTTGTTTATTATCGAATCAACAAGTCCGATATACACTACCGAAAAAATGGCGAACCTGATTCATAAAGAACGCCCGGAGTTAAAGGATAAGATCAATATTGCCTATTGCCCTGAACGTGTGCTGCCGGGGAATGTAATTTACGAGTTGGAAAATAACGACCGGGTTATTGGAGGAATCAATACCGAATCAACAAAAGCTGCCAGTGCATTTTACCGCAAATTTGTAAAATCCGAACTACATGAAACCAACGCCCGCACTGCAGAAATGTGTAAACTGGTCGAAAACTCCTCCCGTGATGTAAGCATCGCGTTTGCCAATGAACTATCACTCATTTGCGATAAGGCCGATATCAGCGTATGGGAATTGATTCAACTGGCCAATAAACACCCCCGGGTAAACATTCTGCAACCAGGAACCGGTGTGGGTGGACACTGTATAGCAGTCGATCCCTGGTTTATTGCATCCGACTTCCCTGAAGAAGCTCGCATTATCCGAACAGCCCGCGAAATAAACAATTATAAAACGCTTTGGGTAATTGAAAAAATTAAGAATAACATACTCCAATTTCAGAACGAAAACAAACGCCAGCCCGTTGTGGCGTTAATGGGACTTGCCTTTAAACCAAATATCGACGATTTGAGAGAATCCCCGGCCCGAACAGTGGCTGATTCACTGGTGAAATTTGAAGAAGCCAGCTATTTGCTGGTTGAGCCTAACATTAACAAATACAATGGAACTGGTTTAACCAATTATATAGATGCCTACGAAGAAGCCGACATTATCGTTTATCTGGTGGCGCACAAAGAATTTCTTGAATTAGAACCAAAAACCGGAGAACTGGACTTCTGCGGGATAAGAAAATAA